One window of the Novipirellula artificiosorum genome contains the following:
- a CDS encoding carbohydrate porin produces the protein MKLNSLCIVLFAILGFLLLQPANAQLVDVDVTDTLNLLDPGNDPPAASQILPVGHFLHGGIDTACCDTRCDIGCDSAAIQPSCDAMGGCSCSVGKPKCECCKCRETFFGDMGGYRKCFAEHGIMYKGTFTQFYQGVSSGGANETYRYGSKLDSHYIADTEKLGLWEGGTLIMHAESAYGQNSILDAAAMAPANTAFMTPRINDYPMWAITHFQYEHELGEGYAATFGRFNFIDLWSVFYPGYGQGLDGFMNTSSMIFLNVVPTLPIIFNGAGIIKAGEKGVEAALLVLDPENIPSVSGLDDVFDNGSTVLGAYRVFTEFGGLSGSHMAAGTYENRTLTDYDRNGWSFHPVTGIAQGQKTGSWLAAYVGQQTLWQDRCDKQRRVWFTTTMGWADRETSPYEWMGTYSIEAIGLNANRPHDRMGISYFYSDVSDDLEKLVPAAVGLQDLQGGEFYYNAEINPWFHLTGDIQAIQTEIASQDTAIVLGVRAKITL, from the coding sequence ATGAAACTTAACTCGCTTTGTATCGTATTGTTCGCGATACTCGGATTCCTGTTATTGCAGCCAGCCAATGCACAACTGGTCGACGTGGACGTCACGGATACGCTAAACCTGCTCGATCCTGGCAATGATCCGCCTGCCGCATCGCAAATCCTGCCGGTCGGGCATTTTTTGCACGGTGGTATTGATACGGCTTGTTGTGACACACGCTGTGATATCGGATGCGACTCGGCGGCGATCCAACCGTCATGCGATGCGATGGGCGGTTGCAGCTGTAGCGTGGGCAAACCGAAATGTGAATGCTGCAAATGCCGCGAAACGTTTTTTGGCGACATGGGGGGCTATCGCAAGTGCTTTGCCGAGCACGGAATCATGTACAAAGGAACGTTCACCCAGTTCTATCAAGGCGTCAGCTCGGGGGGTGCCAACGAGACCTATCGATATGGCTCAAAACTTGACTCGCACTACATCGCCGACACCGAGAAGTTAGGGTTGTGGGAAGGCGGCACGTTGATCATGCACGCAGAGTCCGCATACGGCCAAAATTCAATTCTGGATGCCGCGGCCATGGCGCCGGCCAACACCGCATTCATGACACCACGGATCAACGACTATCCCATGTGGGCGATCACTCACTTCCAGTACGAGCATGAACTCGGTGAAGGCTACGCGGCGACGTTCGGAAGATTTAACTTTATCGATTTGTGGAGCGTCTTCTATCCCGGCTACGGCCAGGGACTGGACGGATTTATGAACACGAGTTCGATGATTTTTCTCAACGTGGTCCCGACGTTGCCCATCATCTTTAACGGAGCCGGAATCATTAAGGCCGGCGAAAAGGGAGTCGAGGCCGCTCTGCTGGTCCTGGACCCTGAAAATATCCCATCGGTCTCCGGACTCGATGATGTCTTCGACAATGGATCGACGGTTCTGGGGGCTTATCGAGTCTTCACAGAATTCGGTGGCCTGTCGGGCTCGCATATGGCCGCTGGGACCTACGAGAATCGGACGCTCACCGACTATGACCGAAATGGTTGGTCGTTCCATCCTGTGACGGGAATCGCTCAGGGGCAAAAAACGGGCTCTTGGCTCGCTGCCTACGTGGGCCAACAGACTCTGTGGCAGGATCGCTGCGACAAACAGCGTCGTGTCTGGTTTACGACCACGATGGGATGGGCCGATCGCGAAACGAGCCCCTATGAGTGGATGGGCACCTATTCCATCGAGGCTATCGGATTGAATGCAAATCGCCCACATGACCGAATGGGAATCAGCTACTTCTACTCGGATGTCAGCGACGACCTTGAGAAGTTGGTACCGGCAGCGGTCGGACTTCAGGACCTGCAGGGCGGAGAGTTCTACTACAATGCCGAAATCAATCCTTGGTTCCATCTCACCGGAGACATTCAAGCGATCCAAACCGAAATCGCTTCCCAAGATACGGCCATCGTGTTGGGCGTCCGGGCGAAGATCACTTTGTAG
- a CDS encoding EF-hand domain-containing protein, whose translation MRNQRFFVLASALLIGSLASVANAQPGGGREGGGRGGFGRDGGGRGDGQEGERGGRGDIMRMLPVMAALDSDSDGVISADEIKASATALKSLDKNNDGTLTEDELRPQFGGRGAGPEGGSGSSQVVARMMAMDKDGDGKLSNTELTGRMRAILIKADQDKDGYASKEELETMAAADSETNERTGGERDRGQAASGPEGGRGFGGRGPGQGGPGQGGPGQGGPGQGGPGQGGPGQGGPGQGGPGQGGPGGFAGPPNPEQMLGRAFQYDADNDGKLSKTELAKMFSEMGQRQGAGGPGGRGPR comes from the coding sequence ATGCGAAACCAACGTTTTTTCGTACTTGCATCCGCTTTGCTGATCGGCAGCCTTGCTAGCGTCGCCAATGCCCAGCCTGGTGGTGGCCGTGAGGGTGGCGGGCGGGGCGGCTTTGGACGTGATGGAGGGGGTCGCGGAGATGGACAGGAAGGTGAACGCGGTGGTCGCGGCGACATCATGCGGATGCTGCCCGTGATGGCGGCATTGGATTCCGATTCCGATGGCGTGATATCGGCGGATGAAATCAAAGCGTCAGCAACCGCACTGAAGTCGTTGGACAAAAATAATGACGGAACGTTGACCGAGGACGAGCTTCGGCCACAGTTCGGTGGCCGCGGAGCAGGCCCCGAGGGCGGCAGCGGATCCTCGCAGGTGGTCGCTCGCATGATGGCGATGGACAAGGATGGGGATGGAAAGCTAAGCAATACAGAATTGACCGGTCGTATGCGTGCCATCCTGATCAAGGCAGACCAGGACAAGGACGGCTACGCCAGTAAGGAAGAATTGGAAACGATGGCTGCGGCGGATTCGGAAACCAACGAAAGAACTGGGGGTGAGCGAGATCGCGGGCAAGCAGCCAGTGGGCCGGAAGGTGGCCGTGGCTTCGGTGGTCGCGGCCCTGGACAAGGTGGCCCCGGACAAGGTGGCCCCGGACAAGGTGGCCCCGGACAAGGTGGCCCCGGACAAGGTGGCCCCGGACAAGGTGGCCCCGGACAAGGTGGCCCCGGACAAGGTGGCCCTGGCGGTTTTGCTGGACCGCCGAATCCGGAACAAATGCTCGGTCGCGCGTTTCAATATGATGCCGACAATGACGGCAAGCTCAGTAAGACAGAGCTAGCAAAGATGTTCTCCGAGATGGGGCAACGTCAAGGCGCTGGTGGTCCTGGAGGTCGCGGACCTCGCTAG
- a CDS encoding DUF2271 domain-containing protein, which translates to MFLHRCLIPTFVVTILLPFAFANAEEFDFHHEAVLGTSLHLRIDADSSDVADLAEAKVLREIDRLSRIYSTYDASSELRTLLNLPVGSAMPLSDELYETLRMCDDWIVASRGAFNPSVEVLSRAWQQAEETGRPIDAAELSTITQSLAGPHWQLDSQSHGAIRRSGMPLSLNAIAKGVILDQIAETLLTSNPTIRGVMLNIGGDVRVAGEIAVEIAIADPEHDAITSPALASMRLANAAVATSGCTERHFDIGGVRYSHLIDPRSGVPVTDTVSSTVIAMQASTADVLATICSVLPMSDSIKLVNSLPGVECLLVSAGGLVAKSADWPQQESEGEEKDTAKAQQTRAEQAETVHEMRIQFEIGSASDRGRYRRPYVAVWVEDKDGFPVKTLTLFLMKNQPGPRWHRDLRRWYADDQMRLLVDKTSVIETVSKPTRNPGQYKVEWDGRDDAGKRLSDGGYTLLIEAAREHGTYQLIKFPFTLGGAPFEETLKGNAEIRSANVTYSKK; encoded by the coding sequence ATGTTCCTGCACCGCTGCTTGATTCCTACGTTTGTTGTCACAATCCTACTGCCGTTCGCATTCGCGAATGCAGAAGAATTTGATTTTCACCATGAAGCCGTTTTGGGCACTTCGCTTCATCTGCGAATCGATGCGGATTCATCTGACGTTGCCGACCTTGCCGAAGCGAAGGTGCTTCGCGAGATTGATCGGCTCAGCCGAATCTACAGTACCTACGACGCTTCGAGTGAATTGAGGACATTGTTGAATTTGCCGGTCGGCTCGGCGATGCCTTTGTCCGACGAACTGTATGAAACGCTGAGGATGTGTGATGATTGGATCGTCGCCAGCAGAGGAGCGTTTAACCCGTCCGTTGAGGTGCTGTCGCGTGCTTGGCAGCAGGCGGAAGAGACTGGCAGACCGATCGATGCTGCCGAACTCAGCACCATCACTCAATCTCTCGCCGGACCGCACTGGCAACTTGACTCTCAGAGCCACGGTGCCATTCGTCGATCGGGGATGCCGTTATCACTCAACGCGATCGCCAAAGGCGTGATTCTGGATCAGATCGCTGAAACGCTTCTGACGAGCAACCCAACGATCCGCGGGGTGATGCTAAACATCGGTGGCGATGTTCGTGTAGCAGGTGAGATTGCCGTGGAGATCGCGATTGCGGACCCTGAGCACGACGCGATCACATCACCCGCACTCGCTTCAATGCGACTCGCGAACGCGGCGGTTGCGACCAGCGGTTGTACGGAGCGGCACTTTGATATCGGTGGTGTTCGGTATTCGCATCTCATCGATCCCCGCAGCGGAGTACCGGTCACCGACACGGTCAGCTCAACCGTCATCGCAATGCAGGCGAGCACTGCAGATGTGTTGGCAACGATTTGCAGTGTGTTACCGATGTCCGATAGCATCAAGCTGGTCAACTCGCTTCCTGGCGTCGAATGTTTGTTGGTGTCGGCCGGCGGCTTGGTGGCAAAAAGTGCGGATTGGCCACAACAGGAATCCGAGGGTGAGGAGAAAGACACGGCCAAGGCACAGCAAACGAGAGCGGAGCAAGCAGAGACGGTTCATGAAATGCGAATCCAGTTCGAGATCGGCAGTGCATCGGATCGAGGACGCTATCGTCGGCCCTATGTTGCAGTTTGGGTCGAAGACAAAGATGGTTTTCCAGTGAAGACATTGACGCTGTTCTTGATGAAGAACCAACCTGGGCCACGTTGGCATCGCGACCTTCGTCGCTGGTATGCTGATGACCAGATGCGATTGCTCGTTGACAAGACGAGCGTGATTGAGACGGTGTCCAAGCCAACCAGGAATCCTGGGCAATACAAGGTCGAGTGGGATGGCCGTGACGATGCAGGAAAGAGGTTAAGTGACGGTGGCTACACGTTGCTCATCGAGGCGGCACGGGAACATGGGACGTATCAGCTGATCAAGTTCCCCTTCACATTGGGGGGAGCACCCTTCGAGGAAACACTGAAGGGGAATGCTGAGATCCGTAGCGCAAACGTGACGTATTCCAAGAAATGA
- a CDS encoding PepSY-associated TM helix domain-containing protein gives MNPITTHPHHKRLRRSLASWSRWLHIYLSMFGLVTILFFSITGLTLNHPDWFFAEQTTRVTGQLETGLLHQVNPPPENWDESDYRHQVDTLEVAERLRAEHRLAGRVSDFLVFEDECEVTFERPGYAATARIDRASGEYSLDVTANDLATVMNDLHKGRHTGYWWSWVIDVSAVIGTLTGVTGFILIFFLRLRRIQGTATAIVGGIVLWIFYRIAIG, from the coding sequence ATGAATCCAATCACGACGCATCCCCATCACAAGCGACTCCGACGCAGCTTGGCGTCTTGGAGTCGTTGGCTGCATATCTACTTGTCAATGTTTGGCCTTGTCACCATTCTATTCTTCAGCATCACTGGGTTGACTTTGAACCATCCTGATTGGTTCTTTGCGGAACAGACGACTCGCGTGACCGGGCAGCTCGAAACGGGCCTACTTCATCAAGTCAATCCGCCGCCCGAGAATTGGGACGAGAGTGATTACCGTCATCAAGTGGATACCTTGGAAGTCGCCGAGCGATTGCGAGCGGAACATCGTCTGGCTGGTCGTGTTTCCGATTTCCTGGTCTTCGAGGATGAGTGTGAGGTTACGTTCGAACGGCCTGGGTATGCGGCGACGGCGAGAATCGACCGGGCTTCGGGTGAATATTCTTTGGATGTGACGGCCAACGATCTGGCAACGGTGATGAATGATCTGCACAAAGGTCGGCACACGGGCTATTGGTGGTCGTGGGTGATCGACGTGTCGGCCGTCATCGGCACGTTGACCGGAGTGACCGGGTTCATCCTGATTTTCTTCCTCCGCCTTCGCCGAATCCAGGGAACGGCAACCGCAATCGTTGGCGGAATCGTGCTTTGGATCTTCTATCGCATCGCAATCGGGTAG
- a CDS encoding matrixin family metalloprotease: MKRSNSKPRRQLKRRLSLESLEMRRVLAASFGWDGPGLGSAELTYHISGSPSSLTQAETNAAIETALSAWSGAADITFTPTNQAGRQDSIDISFTNIDGSSGILAQAYFPDDVNSGRIAGDIQFDISEAWEVGNSLGNQAFDLVWVAAHEIGHSLGLDHAVTIGSVLAPYVSPSQSFAGLGTSDIAAIQSLYAAADFTPTADTAEANVDEAAMDETPADETATDDPEDPGDADNDPFPRHRWRRGGNWHRFGGRLDSDLPEFFNYQNPTDVNSDDQTTALDALTIINQLNRSASGEDSVDVSMCDTNGDGEITAVDALTVINAMNNSEGTTTVTEITVAIESMDDESDTADTTVDEVDDSEDPTGDVDDSEAPVDDGGLVDDEDDTDVEDMDDEMCSGEGHRGGHHGDRQIGFAVGRFGRKVEQVFDRFDASGDGSLSEDELPSKLWEKLNAEGVDANEDGLITLEEIDAAMLAAREAKFTELDVDENGLLSEDEVSERFWTKLSDADTDADGSVSLDETIQWIAERETETETERDTMTSDTGERFGEARHHRQQGTDVVFAQIGRGFAAGRSRR; the protein is encoded by the coding sequence ATGAAACGCAGTAATTCCAAGCCCCGTCGTCAACTGAAACGGCGTCTTTCACTCGAGTCACTTGAAATGCGACGTGTGCTCGCAGCCAGTTTTGGTTGGGATGGCCCCGGATTGGGGAGTGCCGAGTTGACCTATCACATTTCAGGAAGCCCGAGCTCACTGACGCAAGCCGAAACAAACGCAGCGATCGAGACGGCGCTTTCGGCTTGGTCAGGTGCCGCAGACATCACCTTCACGCCTACGAACCAAGCGGGACGACAAGACTCGATCGATATCTCGTTTACCAACATTGACGGCAGTTCCGGGATCTTGGCCCAGGCCTACTTTCCTGACGACGTGAATTCAGGCCGTATCGCCGGTGATATTCAATTTGACATTTCGGAGGCGTGGGAAGTCGGCAACTCACTCGGCAACCAAGCCTTTGATCTGGTTTGGGTCGCTGCTCACGAGATCGGCCATTCCCTAGGCCTTGATCATGCCGTCACGATCGGTTCGGTGCTTGCCCCGTACGTGTCGCCAAGTCAATCCTTCGCTGGGTTGGGGACGTCGGATATCGCCGCCATTCAAAGCCTTTACGCTGCGGCCGACTTTACCCCAACCGCCGACACCGCCGAGGCGAATGTCGATGAAGCTGCGATGGATGAAACTCCCGCCGACGAAACGGCGACCGATGATCCGGAGGACCCTGGCGATGCGGACAACGATCCGTTCCCACGCCATCGTTGGCGTCGGGGTGGCAATTGGCATCGATTCGGTGGCCGATTGGATTCTGATCTTCCTGAGTTCTTCAACTATCAAAACCCAACGGACGTCAATAGCGATGATCAGACGACGGCTTTGGATGCGTTGACGATCATCAACCAACTCAATCGTTCGGCTTCGGGCGAAGACTCCGTGGATGTTTCGATGTGCGACACCAACGGCGACGGTGAGATTACTGCGGTTGACGCACTGACCGTGATCAATGCGATGAACAACAGCGAAGGCACAACGACCGTCACGGAGATCACCGTTGCGATCGAGTCGATGGATGACGAAAGTGATACCGCGGATACAACGGTGGACGAGGTCGACGACAGCGAAGACCCCACGGGCGACGTGGATGACAGCGAAGCCCCCGTCGACGATGGCGGTTTGGTCGACGACGAAGACGATACGGACGTTGAAGACATGGATGACGAAATGTGCAGCGGTGAGGGTCATCGCGGTGGACATCACGGCGACCGGCAAATTGGATTTGCCGTTGGACGATTCGGCAGAAAAGTTGAGCAGGTATTCGATCGCTTTGACGCTAGCGGAGACGGCAGCCTGAGCGAAGATGAATTACCCAGTAAGTTGTGGGAAAAGCTAAATGCAGAGGGTGTGGACGCTAACGAGGATGGTCTGATAACGCTTGAGGAAATTGACGCCGCGATGCTGGCCGCTCGGGAAGCGAAGTTCACGGAACTTGACGTAGACGAAAACGGGTTGCTAAGCGAAGACGAAGTCAGCGAGCGGTTCTGGACAAAACTGTCCGACGCCGATACCGACGCCGATGGAAGTGTCTCGCTGGATGAGACCATCCAATGGATTGCTGAACGAGAAACGGAAACCGAAACGGAAAGGGATACGATGACATCTGATACCGGCGAACGGTTTGGCGAAGCGCGTCACCACCGTCAACAGGGCACCGACGTTGTGTTTGCACAAATTGGACGCGGCTTCGCAGCGGGCAGAAGTCGCCGCTAG
- a CDS encoding sigma-70 family RNA polymerase sigma factor, with amino-acid sequence MSTDSLSATGPKQVWGPDLSFHDLLTRARAHDSEALGHLLQWYANYLTVLAATQLDRRLRRRVNPSDIVQEAMLAAHRDFGDFRGNCQAELLGWLRQILIHTLHRVFDKHIKAGKRDIRREVSIDKLSDRLEESAGNLANLLQAPTESPSAPMQQRERAVEFADQLSVLRPDYRDVIIYRILQGLTFDEIAERMGRSGGAVRMLWLRALEAFKTHGEERP; translated from the coding sequence ATGTCCACCGACTCACTTTCTGCCACCGGTCCAAAGCAAGTTTGGGGGCCTGACCTAAGTTTCCATGACCTTCTCACACGAGCCCGTGCTCACGACAGTGAGGCACTTGGCCATTTGCTGCAGTGGTACGCCAACTATCTGACCGTTCTAGCCGCCACCCAGCTCGACCGTCGTTTGCGACGCCGAGTCAATCCGTCCGATATCGTTCAAGAGGCGATGCTCGCTGCCCACCGCGACTTCGGCGACTTTCGCGGCAATTGCCAAGCGGAGCTGCTCGGTTGGCTCCGGCAAATCCTGATCCATACCCTACACCGTGTTTTCGACAAGCACATCAAAGCGGGTAAGCGAGACATCCGCCGCGAAGTCTCGATCGACAAGCTTTCCGACCGACTGGAAGAATCCGCGGGAAATCTCGCCAATCTCTTGCAGGCTCCTACCGAATCTCCCAGTGCTCCGATGCAACAGCGCGAACGCGCAGTGGAATTCGCTGACCAACTGAGCGTACTGCGGCCCGACTACCGCGACGTGATCATTTACCGAATTCTGCAAGGGCTGACGTTTGACGAAATCGCTGAACGGATGGGCCGCAGCGGTGGTGCCGTTCGAATGCTCTGGCTGCGTGCACTCGAAGCCTTCAAGACTCACGGTGAGGAGCGACCATGA
- a CDS encoding serine/threonine protein kinase: protein MIIEETEPDISVEPAMLRELTEDQRTRLTEQLDEYLRGMEQGAAVDVGEIARQNPDLADVFKVYLSKLQAIYGIAVGFDAGDARGLSAFTQRLSDGCSAEQNRFDINGPMKLGDFTILHELGRGGMGVVYEANQQSLNRRVAIKLLSVSSAIDANQIARFRNEAHAAGLLQHPNIVAVHSVGSDRGIHYYAMQLIEGQSMDAWVRNRGDAPPKDGSVAWSQVVRWCVDIADALHCAHATGVVHRDVKPSNLMLDGSGKIWITDFGLARCQSDQSLTKPGDLVGTMRYMSPEQSSGQSALVDGRTDIYSLAATAYEMLALRPAHPGDETATILRSIDQHNVTPLRQHCPSIPRDLETVVAKAMSKHRDQRYETAADFRDDLRRVLAGEPTIARPASIIDKVANWAIKHQRSVLVSVLVIMLVATLGFVGLAVGTAVITAEKRASVQHAIAAARGEKLARDAVDRLGAQMAELLSEIPAAESVRRRLLSETLDYYQQFAFHADDDPDLQEDLAITFGKIGGLQSELGAGDEAVDSYQKSESLYSRLAEPLPSRLRLQLDWSTSQNNLAESLHRSGRIDDAAVWFAEAIQKQTDLLRTVNEVNDDSLHDTVVMRLSTSLNNLGLLLSEAGALEEAEASYRRAIALLASGNDNDSSAAQRQQLASVQVNLGGLLTRSDPARAAEYAREALVIQADSLSSNPGNARLATQVVVTLNTLGAAQLEAEQLSAAVNSLERAAEIGKQLLQRWPDQMTYRRDFVISLNQLGLALSKSGKLNLATARFEEAVEQGRTLAEQFPEDAEIQSMLGGVLNNFGFLHQQLGDDRTAMEAYEEAVRVQTHAVQLAPEVARYRAYLLKHQDNLRSFRRIGNSVRVSVSERLRSDGDGSHQVQVSKEDRS from the coding sequence ATGATCATCGAAGAGACCGAGCCGGACATCAGTGTCGAACCAGCGATGCTGCGTGAATTGACGGAAGATCAAAGGACGCGACTCACAGAGCAGCTTGATGAATACCTTCGTGGGATGGAACAGGGTGCGGCAGTGGATGTCGGCGAGATCGCCCGCCAGAACCCTGATCTTGCAGATGTCTTCAAAGTTTACTTGAGCAAGCTTCAGGCGATCTACGGAATTGCAGTTGGCTTTGATGCGGGTGATGCGAGGGGCTTATCCGCGTTCACTCAACGATTAAGCGATGGATGCTCGGCAGAACAAAACAGGTTCGACATCAACGGGCCCATGAAGCTTGGTGATTTCACCATCCTACACGAGCTAGGACGAGGCGGGATGGGCGTGGTCTACGAAGCGAATCAGCAATCACTCAATCGCCGTGTTGCGATCAAGTTGTTGTCCGTATCGTCCGCTATCGATGCGAATCAAATCGCCAGATTTCGCAACGAGGCTCACGCCGCAGGTCTGTTGCAGCATCCAAATATCGTCGCGGTGCACAGCGTTGGTTCCGATCGCGGGATTCATTACTATGCGATGCAGTTAATTGAGGGTCAATCGATGGACGCATGGGTGCGGAATCGCGGCGATGCTCCACCGAAGGATGGCTCCGTTGCTTGGAGTCAAGTCGTTCGTTGGTGCGTCGATATCGCCGACGCATTGCATTGTGCGCATGCTACCGGTGTGGTCCACCGCGACGTCAAGCCCTCCAACCTGATGCTCGATGGCAGTGGCAAGATCTGGATCACTGACTTCGGGTTGGCTCGTTGCCAAAGCGACCAGTCCTTGACCAAGCCAGGCGATCTTGTTGGCACGATGCGCTACATGAGTCCTGAACAGTCCAGTGGTCAATCGGCACTGGTTGATGGGAGGACCGATATCTATTCTCTCGCTGCCACTGCATACGAAATGCTCGCCCTGCGTCCAGCACACCCAGGTGACGAAACGGCGACGATTCTGCGATCGATTGATCAGCACAACGTTACCCCCTTACGCCAGCATTGCCCATCGATACCACGTGACTTAGAAACGGTGGTTGCGAAAGCGATGTCCAAGCATCGCGATCAGCGTTACGAAACGGCTGCGGATTTTCGCGATGATCTTCGCCGCGTTTTGGCCGGGGAACCGACGATCGCTCGGCCCGCCAGTATCATTGACAAAGTCGCCAATTGGGCGATCAAGCATCAGCGCAGTGTACTGGTTTCCGTCTTGGTGATCATGCTCGTTGCCACATTGGGGTTCGTTGGATTAGCCGTCGGCACCGCAGTGATCACCGCAGAGAAGCGAGCATCGGTCCAGCACGCGATTGCAGCAGCACGCGGTGAAAAACTCGCTCGCGATGCCGTTGACCGCCTCGGTGCTCAAATGGCCGAGCTGCTCTCGGAGATTCCCGCTGCCGAATCGGTCCGTCGTCGACTGTTGAGCGAAACGCTCGACTATTACCAACAGTTCGCCTTTCATGCAGACGATGACCCGGACTTGCAAGAGGACCTCGCAATCACGTTTGGAAAAATCGGAGGGTTGCAAAGTGAATTGGGAGCAGGCGATGAGGCTGTCGACTCGTATCAGAAGTCGGAGTCGCTCTATTCTCGGCTTGCCGAGCCATTGCCCTCTCGGCTCCGCTTGCAGCTCGATTGGTCTACAAGCCAAAACAACCTTGCTGAGTCACTCCATCGCAGTGGTCGTATCGATGACGCAGCCGTTTGGTTTGCTGAGGCGATTCAGAAACAGACGGATCTACTTCGCACGGTGAACGAGGTGAATGACGACTCCCTGCATGACACCGTTGTGATGCGTCTGTCGACCTCGTTGAACAACCTCGGTTTGCTCTTGAGCGAGGCGGGTGCTTTGGAGGAAGCGGAAGCGTCCTACAGACGAGCGATCGCATTGTTGGCGTCTGGGAACGACAACGACTCTTCTGCGGCACAACGACAACAACTTGCGTCGGTCCAAGTCAACCTCGGCGGACTGCTGACTCGATCCGATCCGGCACGCGCCGCAGAGTATGCTCGTGAGGCGCTCGTGATCCAAGCCGATTCGCTTTCTTCCAACCCCGGTAACGCAAGGCTGGCGACGCAAGTTGTTGTCACGCTCAACACGCTCGGGGCCGCACAATTGGAAGCGGAGCAGCTTTCGGCAGCGGTGAACTCGCTGGAGCGAGCAGCCGAGATTGGCAAGCAGTTGTTACAGCGTTGGCCAGATCAAATGACGTATCGCCGGGATTTTGTGATTAGCTTGAACCAACTTGGGTTAGCGTTGTCAAAATCAGGAAAGCTCAACCTCGCGACGGCAAGATTCGAGGAGGCTGTGGAGCAAGGGCGAACGCTTGCCGAGCAATTTCCGGAGGATGCCGAGATTCAAAGCATGCTCGGTGGAGTGTTGAACAATTTTGGTTTTTTGCATCAACAACTTGGTGACGACCGCACGGCAATGGAGGCTTATGAAGAAGCTGTCAGAGTTCAAACCCACGCCGTGCAATTGGCCCCTGAGGTTGCTCGCTATCGAGCGTACTTGCTGAAGCATCAAGACAACTTGCGTTCGTTTCGCCGCATCGGTAATAGCGTGCGAGTTTCCGTGAGCGAGAGGTTGCGTTCCGATGGGGACGGCAGTCACCAAGTGCAAGTGAGCAAGGAGGACCGATCATGA